The Podarcis raffonei isolate rPodRaf1 chromosome 2, rPodRaf1.pri, whole genome shotgun sequence genome window below encodes:
- the ACOX1 gene encoding peroxisomal acyl-coenzyme A oxidase 1 isoform X1: MAAAAATTTMNPDLRKEREGASFDTEKLTNVLDGGAERTRRRKEIEALVTNDPDFKHSDVNFLSRSQRYEVAIRKSALMVMKLREYGIADPDEIYWFKSSAHHGRPEPLDLHLGMFLPTLLTQATQEQQDRFFMPAWNLEIIGTYAQTEMGHGTHLRGLETTATYDPATQEFILNSPTVTSIKWWPGGLGKTSNHAIVLAQLYTQGKCHGLHAFIVPIRQLGTHEPLPGITVGDIGPKFGYDEMDNGYLKMDNFRIPRENMLMKHAKVEPDGTYVKPLNAKLTYGTMVFIRSIIVGDAARSLARACTIAIRYSAVRHQSELKPGEPEPQILDYQTQQYKLFPLLATAYAFHFVGAYMKDTYRRITGNINDGDLSELPELHALSAGLKAFSSWIANAGIEECRMACGGHGYSRCSGLPDIYVNFTPSCTYEGENTVMMLQTARFLVKSYTQVSSGQLVSGMMSYLNDLPGLRIQPQQVAARPTAVHINNPSSLVEAYKLRASRLVEFAAKNLQAELNRRKNKEDAWNRTSVDLVRASEAHCHYVVVKLFTAKLSEIGDPAVRAVLNNLCLLYALCGINKHSGDFLQGGILTDAQIIQVNQRVKELLALIRPNAVALVDSFDFHDNVLGSVLGRYDGNVYENMFEWSKKSPLNKTQVHESFHKHLKPMQAKL, from the exons ATGGCAGCCGCGGCGGCGACGACGACCATGAACCCGGACCTGCGCAAAGAGCGCGAGGGGGCTTCCTTCGACACGGAGAAGCTCACCAACGTCTTGGACGGAGGCGCGGAGCGGACCCGGCGCCGCAAGGAGATCG AAGCACTTGTGACAAACGACCCAGACTTCAAGCACAGTGATGTAAATTTCCTCTCCCGCAGCCAGCGCTATGAAGTTGCTATTAGGAAGAGCGCTCTTATGGTGATGAAGCTAAGAGAATATGGAATTGCAGATCCTGATGAGATCTACTGGTTTAAAAG CTCTGCTCACCACGGACGACCTGAGCCTCTGGACCTCCACCTGGGCATGTTCCTACCTACTCTCTTAACCCAGGCAACCCAAGAACAGCAGGATCGCTTCTTCATGCCTGCTTGGAACTTGGAGATCATTGGCACATATGCCCAGACAGAGATGGGCCATG GAACTCATCTCCGAGGACTGGAAACCACAGCTACCTATGATCCTGCTACCCAGGAATTTATCCTAAATAGTCCAACTGTGACTTCTATTAAATGGTGGCCAGGTGGAT TGGGTAAAACATCAAACCATGCCATCGTTTTGGCTCAGCTTTACACCCAAGGCAAATGCCATGGCTTACATGCTTTCATTGTTCCGATACGTCAGTTGGGGACTCATGAGCCATTGCCAG GTATAACTGTTGGTGATATTGGACCAAAATTTGGTTATGATGAAATGGATAACGGTTACTTAAAAATGGACAACTTTCGCATTCCTCGGGAAAACATGCTTATGAAACATGCTAAG GTTGAACCAGATGGCACTTACGTGAAACCTCTTAATGCCAAGTTGACATATGGAACCATGGTATTCATCCGATCAATTATTGTTGGGGATGCTGCTCGCTCTTTGGCCAGAGCTTGCACAATTGCCATTCGCTACAGCGCAGTGAGGCACCAGTCTGAACTGAAGCCAGG tgAGCCAGAACCTCAGATCTTGGATTATCAGACGCAGCAGTACAAACTGTTCCCTCTTCTGGCAACGGCATATGCCTTCCACTTCGTGGGCGCCTACATGAAAGATACCTATCGGCGTATCACTGGGAACATCAATGACGGAGACCTGAGTGAGCTGCCAGAG CTGCATGCATTATCTGCAGGGCTAAAGGCTTTCAGTTCCTGGATTGCCAATGCAGGCATTGAGGAATGTCGAATGGCGTGTGGTGGGCATGGCTACTCCCGCTGTAGTGGCCTACCTGACATTTATGTCAATTTCACCCCCTCCTGCACATATGAAGGAGAGAACACAGTAATGATGCTGCAGACGGCACG GTTCCTTGTCAAAAGCTATACCCAGGTTAGTTCTGGACAGCTAGTGAGTGGCATGATGTCCTACCTGAATGACCTACCAGGGCTACGCATTCAGCCCCAGCAGGTGGCTGCTAGACCCACAGCAGTGCATATCAACAATCCGTCTAGTTTGGTGGAGGCATATAAACTGAGAGCTTCTAG GCTGGTTGAATTTGCTGCAAAGAATTTGCAAGCTGAACTGAACCGTAGAAAGAACAAGGAGGATGCTTGGAACCGGACTTCCGTTGATCTAGTGCGAGCATCTGAG GCCCACTGTCACTATGTGGTGGTCAAGCTATTTACAGCAAAGCTTTCAGAAATTGGTGACCCAGCTGTTCGTGCTGTCCTTAACAACTTGTGTCTGCTGTATGCACTCTGTGGGATCAATAAGCACAGTGGAGACTTTTTGCAG GGAGGCATTTTGACAGATGCACAGATAATTCAGGTGAACCAGCGCGTGAAGGAACTCTTGGCATTAATCCGTCCCAATGCAGTCGCTCTAGTGGATTCGTTTGACTTCCATGACAACGTTCTTGGATCTGTGCTTGGCCGATATGATGGTAACGTCTATGAAAACATGTTTGAGTGGTCAAAGAAATCACCACTAAATAAAACACAG GTCCATGAATCTTTTCACAAGCACCTGAAGCCAATGCAAGCCAAACTGTGA
- the ACOX1 gene encoding peroxisomal acyl-coenzyme A oxidase 1 isoform X2 produces the protein MAAAAATTTMNPDLRKEREGASFDTEKLTNVLDGGAERTRRRKEIEALVTNDPDFKHSDVNFLSRSQRYEVAIRKSALMVMKLREYGIADPDEIYWFKSVCMGASVLPLGLHYSMFTPTLENQCTVAQREKWLPLASRFQIIGTYAQTEMGHGTHLRGLETTATYDPATQEFILNSPTVTSIKWWPGGLGKTSNHAIVLAQLYTQGKCHGLHAFIVPIRQLGTHEPLPGITVGDIGPKFGYDEMDNGYLKMDNFRIPRENMLMKHAKVEPDGTYVKPLNAKLTYGTMVFIRSIIVGDAARSLARACTIAIRYSAVRHQSELKPGEPEPQILDYQTQQYKLFPLLATAYAFHFVGAYMKDTYRRITGNINDGDLSELPELHALSAGLKAFSSWIANAGIEECRMACGGHGYSRCSGLPDIYVNFTPSCTYEGENTVMMLQTARFLVKSYTQVSSGQLVSGMMSYLNDLPGLRIQPQQVAARPTAVHINNPSSLVEAYKLRASRLVEFAAKNLQAELNRRKNKEDAWNRTSVDLVRASEAHCHYVVVKLFTAKLSEIGDPAVRAVLNNLCLLYALCGINKHSGDFLQGGILTDAQIIQVNQRVKELLALIRPNAVALVDSFDFHDNVLGSVLGRYDGNVYENMFEWSKKSPLNKTQVHESFHKHLKPMQAKL, from the exons ATGGCAGCCGCGGCGGCGACGACGACCATGAACCCGGACCTGCGCAAAGAGCGCGAGGGGGCTTCCTTCGACACGGAGAAGCTCACCAACGTCTTGGACGGAGGCGCGGAGCGGACCCGGCGCCGCAAGGAGATCG AAGCACTTGTGACAAACGACCCAGACTTCAAGCACAGTGATGTAAATTTCCTCTCCCGCAGCCAGCGCTATGAAGTTGCTATTAGGAAGAGCGCTCTTATGGTGATGAAGCTAAGAGAATATGGAATTGCAGATCCTGATGAGATCTACTGGTTTAAAAG TGTGTGCATGGGTGCATCTGTTCTGCCTCTTGGTCTGCACTACAGCATGTTTACTCCCACCTTAGAGAACCAGTGCACTGTTGCCCAGCGAGAGAAATGGCTGCCTCTGGCCTCGCGGTTCCAGATAATTGGCACCTACGCTCAGACGGAAATGGGGCACG GAACTCATCTCCGAGGACTGGAAACCACAGCTACCTATGATCCTGCTACCCAGGAATTTATCCTAAATAGTCCAACTGTGACTTCTATTAAATGGTGGCCAGGTGGAT TGGGTAAAACATCAAACCATGCCATCGTTTTGGCTCAGCTTTACACCCAAGGCAAATGCCATGGCTTACATGCTTTCATTGTTCCGATACGTCAGTTGGGGACTCATGAGCCATTGCCAG GTATAACTGTTGGTGATATTGGACCAAAATTTGGTTATGATGAAATGGATAACGGTTACTTAAAAATGGACAACTTTCGCATTCCTCGGGAAAACATGCTTATGAAACATGCTAAG GTTGAACCAGATGGCACTTACGTGAAACCTCTTAATGCCAAGTTGACATATGGAACCATGGTATTCATCCGATCAATTATTGTTGGGGATGCTGCTCGCTCTTTGGCCAGAGCTTGCACAATTGCCATTCGCTACAGCGCAGTGAGGCACCAGTCTGAACTGAAGCCAGG tgAGCCAGAACCTCAGATCTTGGATTATCAGACGCAGCAGTACAAACTGTTCCCTCTTCTGGCAACGGCATATGCCTTCCACTTCGTGGGCGCCTACATGAAAGATACCTATCGGCGTATCACTGGGAACATCAATGACGGAGACCTGAGTGAGCTGCCAGAG CTGCATGCATTATCTGCAGGGCTAAAGGCTTTCAGTTCCTGGATTGCCAATGCAGGCATTGAGGAATGTCGAATGGCGTGTGGTGGGCATGGCTACTCCCGCTGTAGTGGCCTACCTGACATTTATGTCAATTTCACCCCCTCCTGCACATATGAAGGAGAGAACACAGTAATGATGCTGCAGACGGCACG GTTCCTTGTCAAAAGCTATACCCAGGTTAGTTCTGGACAGCTAGTGAGTGGCATGATGTCCTACCTGAATGACCTACCAGGGCTACGCATTCAGCCCCAGCAGGTGGCTGCTAGACCCACAGCAGTGCATATCAACAATCCGTCTAGTTTGGTGGAGGCATATAAACTGAGAGCTTCTAG GCTGGTTGAATTTGCTGCAAAGAATTTGCAAGCTGAACTGAACCGTAGAAAGAACAAGGAGGATGCTTGGAACCGGACTTCCGTTGATCTAGTGCGAGCATCTGAG GCCCACTGTCACTATGTGGTGGTCAAGCTATTTACAGCAAAGCTTTCAGAAATTGGTGACCCAGCTGTTCGTGCTGTCCTTAACAACTTGTGTCTGCTGTATGCACTCTGTGGGATCAATAAGCACAGTGGAGACTTTTTGCAG GGAGGCATTTTGACAGATGCACAGATAATTCAGGTGAACCAGCGCGTGAAGGAACTCTTGGCATTAATCCGTCCCAATGCAGTCGCTCTAGTGGATTCGTTTGACTTCCATGACAACGTTCTTGGATCTGTGCTTGGCCGATATGATGGTAACGTCTATGAAAACATGTTTGAGTGGTCAAAGAAATCACCACTAAATAAAACACAG GTCCATGAATCTTTTCACAAGCACCTGAAGCCAATGCAAGCCAAACTGTGA